A window of Daphnia pulicaria isolate SC F1-1A chromosome 10, SC_F0-13Bv2, whole genome shotgun sequence contains these coding sequences:
- the LOC124313924 gene encoding protein HGH1 homolog: MSEIEELSQFLTLETRLDVKALALQQTLGLTGTADGRQMLINTPCVVKNLCKLLNDYQKSVAKDASLALINLSADEDLTSTLVTEGTEIIENMLNIITNPEHELADPACMVLSNLSRTKLGSERLFQTMGEKLEKYIDIFCQEKYNKKGARLHYLAAVFSNLSQIPAVRSYILDPSRTCLQRLVSFTDYKDSTTRRGGILGLIKNCCFETDHHDFLLSDAVDLLPKLLLPLAGPEEFYEEDNDKLPIDLQYLGEEKTREQDPDIRKMLLEALTQLCATKYGREYLRSKNTYVILRELHKWEKNDNVLAVLEHLVNIVIRFEHEIGYDNLKEEVEVPEEITEKFNALEPAL, from the exons ATGTCGGAAATCGAAGAATTATCTCAATTTCTTACGCTAGAAACGCGACTAGATGTTAAAGCTCTAGCTCTTCAACAGACGCTAG GATTGACAGGAACAGCAGATGGAAGGCAGATGTTGATTAACACACCCTGTGTTGTCAAAAATTTATGTAAACTTCTGAATGATTATCAGAAATCTGTTGCAAAAGATGCTAGTTTAGCTCTCATCAATCTCTCTGCCGATGAAGATTTGACGTCAACCCTAGTTACAGAAGGAACTGAAATTATCGAAAACATGTTGAACATCATCACCAATCCAGAACACGAACTTGCAGACCCTGCTTGCATGGTGTTGTCAAACCTTTCACGGACAAAACTTGGAAGTGAAAGGCTATTCCAGACTATGggagaaaaattagaaaaatacaTTGACATTTTCTGTcaagaaaaatacaataaaaaaggtgCCCGTCTCCACTACCTTGCAGCTGTATTTTCCAATTTGAGTCAAATTCCAGCAGTTAGAAG TTACATATTAGATCCATCAAGAACTTGTCTTCAGAGGTTAGTTTCTTTCACAGATTACAAAGATTCCACCACAAGAAGAGGAGGTATTCTTGGACTTATAAAGAACTGTTGTTTTGAAACTG ACCACCATGACTTTTTATTGAGTGATGCAGTTGATTTACTCCCAAAACTACTACTTCCTTTAGCTGGCCCTGAAGAATTTTATGAAGAAGATAATGATAAACTACCTATCGATTTGCAATATTTGGGCGAAGAGAAAACCAGAGAGCAAGACCCCGACATCCGTAAAATGCTTTTGGAGGCTCTAACTCAG ttatgtGCCACAAAATATGGGCGTGAATACCTGCGTTCCAAAAACACTTACGTCATCTTGCGTGAACTTCACAAATGGGAAAAGAACGACAATGTTTTGGCGGTTCTTGAACATTTGGTCAACATTGTGATTAG gtTTGAGCACGAAATCGGTTACGACAATCTCAAGGAAGAAGTTGAAGTGCCCGAAGAAATTACTGAAAAATTTAATGCTTTAGAGCCCGCTTTGTGA
- the LOC124313921 gene encoding dentin sialophosphoprotein-like has protein sequence MVRYRPEAGERGYTFRLVNNNGGNGDMNGGSPTGTLMSDHSGASTLDSSVYKERIDSLFRQQHLRRHTSETQKPLIEEEDAAVDEPTMEHLQLHFQKVLAEQRGSVASPVPAAQPTKNNSTTYIQVNNHVNHTLIREPSESRAQRFNEARNAVQAQIEKMFQDASTNNVQQPNKTTPSIHQVAVSSPPGQPTNDVINITNHKAVINVRSDHPAPNHPKAVHNKQNVPLPPIPVAPSPSPPSPTEMTNTNQYKVDYLGSLSLLGRATSLESLQFPLKELYSRYRQQENKIYRGTMEISPAGLKIQYYSSDSRRSSVPQEVLNPFPTIAVWAAVKFVARTESTGRKFAFLPLICDPENQDKQNLFHPLSPSDDGEWVTSPTFHPPLFTCVMRNTQAPKDLECHAFVCDNPEDAIVIAANLYQALLRNMKNNESSQQQQQQPLQQQSPQHQPPPPPPSSATPVNKIAQPIYSPSTSVSNWSESSVTSSFQQPVRPPRRKKSSKAQDGGLERRKSIRRSQNKTRSSQGKANLRRSMRNASQRSNNGSRVVKRSVSERHLGEILLSDALDGADQSNNGDVLTKVAIPRSKSFMTVPQQNYSFSELFEELKKHEGVKSVDDVLKSIVNKDRMSFNDLTPAYKEMLMKLALTLSKDEMFQRSKNIMRHQTSNLSKTKSKGKADAVTKNGTNKSAGRDSDAEHSTSSSRISSVLRATKKSFSKWGAARSVSTGYSVTKEEKQASEPQLIKNIKIKSPEPSIVSLAPLVFPAKHFNPKTPLPPRSVVASNNKNGTVNKAPEYSASCSECGYDSESCSHKCYCSFSETHSQDTTDYSDAERCYCSLKRISKSSGAPVYRIRLDSDDTDTSHDSLPEPANRHPPHIKPTKNRPNYARKSSSMTSWSALSGAESPLTAWRRNTANLQHSAPATTTKASVHASSNRFTLSSASSLRQKSLSSYLSDTSLDSDVVAMTEPAHHKSANHKSSFAKQPEILRRKSRSSYLSSETEVDSTSCNSFVRGPVSLASQQQRLQRKTSPAESVGYQSYDSTGSSGRTSRNFSLENLSSVSDSRRNSNSSSDRSLKSQNSVRGNKFLMVSAVDPKGKIVYRGTSSAGSTHHSQHHHRSVTKAVPEGALSAKKTTEIAAMFSNIKLNQTTDIVIDDSEVTEDTASELSTDDAYSSMHYRGAARNNKNGFSKRSELENSLGYLP, from the exons ATGGTGCGATATCGCCCCGAAGCCGGTGAGCGGGGCTACACCTTCCGATTAGTGAACAACAACGGGGGCAACGGCGATATGAATGGTGGCAGTCCAACCGGAACTCTCATGTCGGATCACAGTGGTGCATCGACATTAGATAGTTCCGTGTACAAGGAAAGAATCGATAGTCTATTTCGACAGCAGCATCTTCGCCGCCACACCAGCGAGACCCAAAAACCTCTGATTGAGGAAGAAGATGCGGCCGTAGATGAACCCACCATGGAACATTTGCAGctacattttcaaaaagtgtTGGCCGAACAACGAGGAAGCGTTGCTTCACCTGTTCCAGCCGCACAACCGACCAAAAACAACTCGACCACCTACATTCAGGTGAATAACCACGTAAATCACACACTGATTCGTGAACCATCGGAAAGTCGAGCCCAGCGCTTCAATGAGGCGCGCAACGCAGTTCAGGCTCAAATCGAGAAAATGTTCCAAGATGCATCCACAAACAACGTGCAACAACCAAACAAGACGACTCCATCAATCCATCAAGTAGCTGTTTCCTCGCCGCCAGGACAACCCACAAACGACGTGATCAACATTACCAACCATAAAGCCGTAATTAATGTCCGCTCGGATCATCCGGCACCAAACCACCCAAAAGCAGTGCATAACAAGCAGAATGTTCCTCTCCCGCCTATTCCGGTTGCACCGTCGCCATCTCCTCCTTCCCCAACTGAAATGACCAACACCAATCAGTACAAAGTCGATTATCTCGGCTCGTTGTCACTTCTAGGTCGGGCCACCAGCTTAGAATCGCTCCAGTTTCCCCTTAAAGAGCTTTACAGTCGCTATCGCCAGcaggaaaataaaatctacCGTGGAACGATGGAAATTTCACCTGCCGGATTGAAAATTCAGTACTATTCATCCGACAGTCGCCGATCCAGTGTTCCACAGGAAGTATTAAACCCATTTCCCACTATCGCCGTTTGGGCGGCAGTCAAATTTGTTGCTCGTACCGAATCAACTGGAAGAAAGTTCGCCTTTTTGCCACTAATTTGCGATCCGGAGAATCAGGACAAACAGAATCTATTCCACCCGCTGAGTCCATCTGATGATGGTGAATGGGTGACTTCACCTACCTTCCATCCGCCATTGTTCACCTGTGTTATGCGTAATACTCAAGCCCCAAAGGACTTGGAATGCCATGCCTTCGTTTGCGACAACCCCGAGGATGCCATCGTTATTGCCGCTAATTTGTACCAGGCGCTGCTACGAAATATGAAAAACAATGAATCgtcgcaacaacagcaacaacagccgcTTCAGCAACAATCACCGCAACACcagccgccaccaccaccgccgtcATCTGCTACTCCCGTTAACAAAATTGCTCAACCCATCTATTCGCCTTCAACTAGTGTCTCTAATTGGAGCGAGAGTTCAGTCACTTCAAGTTTCCAGCAACCGGTTCGCCCACCGCGACGTAAGAAATCTTCAAAGGCCCAAGATGGTGGCCTTGAACGACGGAAGAGCATCCGGCGGAGTCAAAATAAAACGAGATCTTCCCAAGGCAAAGCAAATTTACGTCGCAGTATGCGTAACGCCAGCCAACGGAGTAATAATGGCAGTCGCGTTGTTAAACGTAGCGTGTCCGAGCGACACTTGGGTGAAATATTATTATCGGATGCGCTGGATGGGGCGGATCAAAGTAACAATGGCGACGTTCTTACTAAAGTAGCCATTCCCCGTAGCAAAAGTTTCATGACCGTTCCTCAACAGAATTACTCCTTTTCCGAACTTTTCGAAGAATTAAAG AAACACGAAGGTGTGAAGAGTGTGGATGACGTCTTAAAGTCGATCGTCAACAAAGATCGAATGTCGTTCAATGACTTGACGCCAGCCTACAAAGAGATGTTGATGAAATTGGCTTTGACCCTCAGCAAGGACGAGATGTTCCAGCGCTCCAAGAACATTATGAGGCATCAGACCAGCAACCTGAGTAAAACTAAATCCAAGGGCAAAGCAGACGCAGTAACGAAAAATGGAACAAACAAATCAGCTGGGCGAGATTCGGACGCTGAGCACAGCACCAGTTCTTCACGCATCAGTAGTGTCTTGCGAGccacaaaaaaatctttctcaAAGTGGGGCGCAGCCCGCTCCGTTTCGACGGGTTATTCGGTTACCAAGGAGGAGAAGCAAGCATCCGAACCTCAGTTAATTAagaacataaaaattaaaagcccTGAGCCTTCTATTGTTTCCTTGGCTCCATTGGTTTTCCCGGCAAAGCATTTCAATCCCAAGACGCCATTACCACCGAGATCAGTCGTTgcgagcaacaacaaaaatggcacCGTCAACAAAGCGCCAGAATATAGCGCCTCCTGCTCCGAATGCGGTTACGACAGCGAATCTTGTTCGCATAAATGTTATTGTTCCTTCAGTGAAACACACTCGCAAGATACCACTGATTACAGCGATGCCGAGCGATGTTACTGCTCGTTAAAGAGAATCAGCAAATCCAGTGGAGCTCCAGTCTACCGGATTCGTCTCGATTCGGATGACACCGACACCAGCCACGATAGTCTGCCTGAACCGGCCAACAGGCATCCTCCTCACATCAAACCTACAAAGAACCGTCCGAATTACGCAAGGAAATCCTCCAGTATGACGTCGTGGTCTGCACTCTCGGGTGCCGAATCACCATTAACCGCTTGGCGAAGAAATACAGCTAACTTGCAGCATTCCGCTCCAGCAACAACCACTAAAGCTTCCGTACATGCATCCTCGAATAGATTTACTCTTTCAAGCGCGTCGTCATTAAGACAAAAGAGTTTGAGTTCTTACCTAAGCGACACGTCACTCGATTCGGACGTTGTAGCCATGACCGAACCAGCTCACCACAAATCCGCTAATCACAAAAGTTCCTTCGCCAAACAACCAGAAATCTTACGCAGGAAGAGTCGCAGCTCATATTTATCTAGTGAGACGGAAGTGGATTCTACCAGTTGCAACAGTTTCGTTCGTGGTCCTGTCTCCCTGGCCAGTCAACAGCAGCGGCTTCAACGGAAAACAAGTCCCGCAGAATCGGTCGGGTATCAGAGCTATGATTCAACGGGAAGCAGCGGCCGGACATCGAGGAATTTCAGTTTAGAAAATCTGAGTTCCGTTAGCGACAGCCGAAGGAATTCCAACTCCTCGAGCGATAGATCACTAAAGTCACAAAACTCGGTTCGTGGCAATAAA TTTTTGATGGTGTCGGCAGTCGACCCCAAGGGCAAAATTGTTTATCGAGGCACATCATCAGCTGGTTCGACTCACCATAGTCAACATCATCACCGCTCCGTCACAAAGGCAGTGCCGGAAGGTGCGTTGTCGGCCAAGAAGACGACTGAAATAGCGGCCATGTTTTCGAATATCAAGCTTAACCAAACAACCGATATTGTCATTGACGATAGCGAAGTTACTGAAGATACCGCCTCGGAGCTCTCAACTGATGACGCTTACAGCTCGATGCATTATCGAGGCGCAGCCCGGAATAATAAGAATGGGTTCTCGAAACGAAGTGAATTAGAGAATTCGCTTGGTTATTTACCATAA
- the LOC124313922 gene encoding uncharacterized protein DDB_G0283697-like isoform X3, with amino-acid sequence MSSDRRFFGRSFLVQVQTFDHVGMLDQVELPKGYRMPQTKRAAAEVAEKKASDIITSDDKGEEVIIIDESKQSNLEPKSSKEKPIIAGAAAKEKLNASKETVNTPKDSSMKGMEKMADKEENAQTAKFDRTKKESEGVVAEQQSSAEESEGEEENEDKEQRKARLHQIRVEAGKKAAATRKAHAQGQSSAEEEEIEDEDKRKAHLHKIRVQAGKKAAATRKDHAKEEYSEEELEEEDEKEEEEDEKEEHEYEDEEQRKARLHKIRVEAGKKAAATRKAHAGQQSSEEEPDEADLSTHDKLSAAGKKGAATRRARAKGSSEESAGEEDEEEKNARLHKIRVEAGKKAAATRKAHAQLQSSEEEPDEADVSTHDKLSAAGKKGAATRWARAKKRESEGENGQEEETNGNSKKIRTSPRLAMEHCKS; translated from the exons ATGTCGTCGGATCGACGATTCTTTGGGCGCTCTTTCCTAGTTCAGGTACAAACCTTTGACCACGTTGGAATGTTAGACCAAGTCGAGCTTCCT AAAGGTTATCGAATGCCTCAAACAAAACGAGCTGCAGCAGAGGTTGCTGAGAAGAAAGCTTCTGATATTATCACATCCGATGATAAAGGCGAAGAGGTTATCATCATTGATGAGTCGAAGCAATCGAATCTTGAACCAAAATCttctaaagaaaaaccaattattGCTGGGGCTgctgcaaaagaaaaattgaatgcaAGTAAAGAAACTGTTAACACACCTAAGGACAGTAGTATGAAAGGTATGGAAAAAATGGCAGATAAGGAAGAAAATGCACAGACTGCTAAGTTCGACAGAACCAAAAAG gaATCGGAAGGTGTGGTTGCAGAACAGCAA AGCTCAGCAGAAGAAAGTGAGGGtgaggaagaaaatgaagacaagGAGCAAAGAAAAGCACGACTACATCAAATTAGGGTTGAAGCAGGAAAAAAGGCAGCAGCGACTAGAAAAGCTCATGCTCAAGGACAA AGCTcagcagaagaagaggaaattgaaGATGAAGATAAGAGAAAAGCCCATTTGCATAAGATTAGGGTTCAAGCAGGGAAAAAGGCAGCAGCAACTAGAAAAGATCATGCTAAAGAAGAA tactcagaagaagaattagaagaagaggatgaaaaagaggaagaagaggatgagAAAGAGGAGCATGAGTACGAAGACGAGGAACAGAGAAAAGCCCGGCTGCATAAGATAAGGGTCGAAGCGGGAAAGAAAGCAGCGGCAACGAGAAAAGCTCATGCAGGACAGCAG AGTTCTGAAGAAGAACCGGACGAGGCTGACTTGAGTACTCACGACAAATTGTCTGCTGCTGGAAAGAAAGGTGCGGCGACAAGAAGGGCTCGTGCTAAG GGATCTTCAGAAGAAAGTGCGGGcgaggaagacgaagaagaaaaaaatgctagATTGCATAAAATAAGGGTTGAAGCGGGAAagaaagcagcagcaaccagaAAAGCCCATGCCCAACTGCAG AGTTCTGAAGAGGAACCGGATGAGGCTGACGTTAGTACTCACGACAAATTGTCTGCTGCTGGGAAGAAAGGTGCGGCGACAAGATGGGCGCGTGCCAAGAAGAGG GAATCCGAGGGAGAAAAtggccaagaagaagagaccAACGGTAACTCTAAGAAAATCCGTACTTCACCACGGCTCGCCATGGAGCACTG TAAATCCTGA
- the LOC124313922 gene encoding cilia- and flagella-associated protein 251-like isoform X1, with protein sequence MSSDRRFFGRSFLVQVQTFDHVGMLDQVELPKGYRMPQTKRAAAEVAEKKASDIITSDDKGEEVIIIDESKQSNLEPKSSKEKPIIAGAAAKEKLNASKETVNTPKDSSMKGMEKMADKEENAQTAKFDRTKKESEGVVAEQQPSAKGETKVRKEPESEEDKYARLHKVRVEAGKKGAAVRQARAKERSSAEESEGEEENEDKEQRKARLHQIRVEAGKKAAATRKAHAQGQSSAEEEEIEDEDKRKAHLHKIRVQAGKKAAATRKDHAKEEYSEEELEEEDEKEEEEDEKEEHEYEDEEQRKARLHKIRVEAGKKAAATRKAHAGQQSSEEEPDEADLSTHDKLSAAGKKGAATRRARAKGSSEESAGEEDEEEKNARLHKIRVEAGKKAAATRKAHAQLQSSEEEPDEADVSTHDKLSAAGKKGAATRWARAKKRESEGENGQEEETNGNSKKIRTSPRLAMEHCKS encoded by the exons ATGTCGTCGGATCGACGATTCTTTGGGCGCTCTTTCCTAGTTCAGGTACAAACCTTTGACCACGTTGGAATGTTAGACCAAGTCGAGCTTCCT AAAGGTTATCGAATGCCTCAAACAAAACGAGCTGCAGCAGAGGTTGCTGAGAAGAAAGCTTCTGATATTATCACATCCGATGATAAAGGCGAAGAGGTTATCATCATTGATGAGTCGAAGCAATCGAATCTTGAACCAAAATCttctaaagaaaaaccaattattGCTGGGGCTgctgcaaaagaaaaattgaatgcaAGTAAAGAAACTGTTAACACACCTAAGGACAGTAGTATGAAAGGTATGGAAAAAATGGCAGATAAGGAAGAAAATGCACAGACTGCTAAGTTCGACAGAACCAAAAAG gaATCGGAAGGTGTGGTTGCAGAACAGCAA CCTTCTGCAAAAGGTGAAACCAAAGTGCGTAAAGAACCTGAATCTGAAGAAGATAAATATGCTCGTTTGCATAAGGTGAGGGTTGAAGCAGGGAAAAAGGGGGCAGCAGTCAGACAAGCTCGTGCTAAAGAAAGA AGCTCAGCAGAAGAAAGTGAGGGtgaggaagaaaatgaagacaagGAGCAAAGAAAAGCACGACTACATCAAATTAGGGTTGAAGCAGGAAAAAAGGCAGCAGCGACTAGAAAAGCTCATGCTCAAGGACAA AGCTcagcagaagaagaggaaattgaaGATGAAGATAAGAGAAAAGCCCATTTGCATAAGATTAGGGTTCAAGCAGGGAAAAAGGCAGCAGCAACTAGAAAAGATCATGCTAAAGAAGAA tactcagaagaagaattagaagaagaggatgaaaaagaggaagaagaggatgagAAAGAGGAGCATGAGTACGAAGACGAGGAACAGAGAAAAGCCCGGCTGCATAAGATAAGGGTCGAAGCGGGAAAGAAAGCAGCGGCAACGAGAAAAGCTCATGCAGGACAGCAG AGTTCTGAAGAAGAACCGGACGAGGCTGACTTGAGTACTCACGACAAATTGTCTGCTGCTGGAAAGAAAGGTGCGGCGACAAGAAGGGCTCGTGCTAAG GGATCTTCAGAAGAAAGTGCGGGcgaggaagacgaagaagaaaaaaatgctagATTGCATAAAATAAGGGTTGAAGCGGGAAagaaagcagcagcaaccagaAAAGCCCATGCCCAACTGCAG AGTTCTGAAGAGGAACCGGATGAGGCTGACGTTAGTACTCACGACAAATTGTCTGCTGCTGGGAAGAAAGGTGCGGCGACAAGATGGGCGCGTGCCAAGAAGAGG GAATCCGAGGGAGAAAAtggccaagaagaagagaccAACGGTAACTCTAAGAAAATCCGTACTTCACCACGGCTCGCCATGGAGCACTG TAAATCCTGA
- the LOC124313922 gene encoding cilia- and flagella-associated protein 251-like isoform X2: protein MPQTKRAAAEVAEKKASDIITSDDKGEEVIIIDESKQSNLEPKSSKEKPIIAGAAAKEKLNASKETVNTPKDSSMKGMEKMADKEENAQTAKFDRTKKESEGVVAEQQPSAKGETKVRKEPESEEDKYARLHKVRVEAGKKGAAVRQARAKERSSAEESEGEEENEDKEQRKARLHQIRVEAGKKAAATRKAHAQGQSSAEEEEIEDEDKRKAHLHKIRVQAGKKAAATRKDHAKEEYSEEELEEEDEKEEEEDEKEEHEYEDEEQRKARLHKIRVEAGKKAAATRKAHAGQQSSEEEPDEADLSTHDKLSAAGKKGAATRRARAKGSSEESAGEEDEEEKNARLHKIRVEAGKKAAATRKAHAQLQSSEEEPDEADVSTHDKLSAAGKKGAATRWARAKKRESEGENGQEEETNGNSKKIRTSPRLAMEHCKS from the exons ATGCCTCAAACAAAACGAGCTGCAGCAGAGGTTGCTGAGAAGAAAGCTTCTGATATTATCACATCCGATGATAAAGGCGAAGAGGTTATCATCATTGATGAGTCGAAGCAATCGAATCTTGAACCAAAATCttctaaagaaaaaccaattattGCTGGGGCTgctgcaaaagaaaaattgaatgcaAGTAAAGAAACTGTTAACACACCTAAGGACAGTAGTATGAAAGGTATGGAAAAAATGGCAGATAAGGAAGAAAATGCACAGACTGCTAAGTTCGACAGAACCAAAAAG gaATCGGAAGGTGTGGTTGCAGAACAGCAA CCTTCTGCAAAAGGTGAAACCAAAGTGCGTAAAGAACCTGAATCTGAAGAAGATAAATATGCTCGTTTGCATAAGGTGAGGGTTGAAGCAGGGAAAAAGGGGGCAGCAGTCAGACAAGCTCGTGCTAAAGAAAGA AGCTCAGCAGAAGAAAGTGAGGGtgaggaagaaaatgaagacaagGAGCAAAGAAAAGCACGACTACATCAAATTAGGGTTGAAGCAGGAAAAAAGGCAGCAGCGACTAGAAAAGCTCATGCTCAAGGACAA AGCTcagcagaagaagaggaaattgaaGATGAAGATAAGAGAAAAGCCCATTTGCATAAGATTAGGGTTCAAGCAGGGAAAAAGGCAGCAGCAACTAGAAAAGATCATGCTAAAGAAGAA tactcagaagaagaattagaagaagaggatgaaaaagaggaagaagaggatgagAAAGAGGAGCATGAGTACGAAGACGAGGAACAGAGAAAAGCCCGGCTGCATAAGATAAGGGTCGAAGCGGGAAAGAAAGCAGCGGCAACGAGAAAAGCTCATGCAGGACAGCAG AGTTCTGAAGAAGAACCGGACGAGGCTGACTTGAGTACTCACGACAAATTGTCTGCTGCTGGAAAGAAAGGTGCGGCGACAAGAAGGGCTCGTGCTAAG GGATCTTCAGAAGAAAGTGCGGGcgaggaagacgaagaagaaaaaaatgctagATTGCATAAAATAAGGGTTGAAGCGGGAAagaaagcagcagcaaccagaAAAGCCCATGCCCAACTGCAG AGTTCTGAAGAGGAACCGGATGAGGCTGACGTTAGTACTCACGACAAATTGTCTGCTGCTGGGAAGAAAGGTGCGGCGACAAGATGGGCGCGTGCCAAGAAGAGG GAATCCGAGGGAGAAAAtggccaagaagaagagaccAACGGTAACTCTAAGAAAATCCGTACTTCACCACGGCTCGCCATGGAGCACTG TAAATCCTGA
- the LOC124313928 gene encoding ribonuclease P/MRP protein subunit POP5-like — protein MVRFKNRYLTAEIIPGDSTSQPLNVKKYDLLASVLDITEQIHGEFGAAAIRNGLEIKYCNESTQIAIIRCRHGPHRLLASSLPFLSTVGKRKVQLQSVYTGATMLRCFKFLKKFHEDKINEALKTCKTEQEKKKVIETMSKANLEF, from the exons ATGGTCAGGTTTAAGAATCG ATATTTAACTGCAGAAATTATACCAGGGGATTCGACTTCACAGCCTCtaaatgtgaaaaaatatgatttaCTTGCATCAGTTCTTGATATCACTGAACAGATCCATGGAGAGTTTGGAGCTGCAGCAATAAGAAATGGCTTAGAAA TAAAGTACTGCAATGAAAGCACACAAATAGCAATAATCAGATGTAGACATGGCCCACATAGACTGTTGGCCTCATCACTTCCATTCCTATCAACAGttggtaaaagaaaagttcAACTTCAAAGTGTTTACACAGGAGCTACCATGTTGCGGtgcttcaaatttttaaag AAATTTCATGAAGACAAGATAAATGAAGCTTTGAAaacctgtaaaacagagcaagaaaaaaagaaagttataGAAACCATGTCCAAGGCCAATTTGGAATTCTGA
- the LOC124313927 gene encoding mitochondrial import inner membrane translocase subunit Tim22-like, translated as MDESTTSPAGFSPYEMDSLMKYFVGNNCKYREQIIIPRTVGPIHIKSIDEKRVEAAFESCAFKSLVASVMGYGLGAALGLFSASVSPNITAPDAPQQTAKEIFRDLKFSTLSYAKNFALVGLMFSAVECTIESYRGKADWKNGTYAGGITGGLIGLRAGLKPGIVGALGFAAFSTAIDYYMRH; from the exons ATGGACGAATCAACAACTTCTCCTGCTGGGTTCTCTCCTTACGAGATGGATTccttaatgaaatattttgtcGGAAATAACTGTAAATATCGAGAACAAATCATCATCCCCAGGACAGTCGGTCCAATTCACATCAAAAGTATTGATGAGAAACGCGTAGAAGCAGCCTTCGAGTCATGTGCTTTTAAATCACTTGTAGCAAGTGTAATGG GTTATGGGTTGGGGGCTGCATTGGGATTGTTCAGTGCCAGTGTGAGTCCTAATATCACCGCCCCTGATGCACCTCAACAGACAGCCAAAGAAATCTTCAGAGATTTGAAGTTTTCTACACTTAGCTATGCCAAAAATTTTGCTCTTGTTGGTCTTATGTTTTCTGCAGTTGAGTGCACCATTGAATCT taTCGCGGGAAAGCAGATTGGAAGAATGGAAcctat GCTGGTGGAATTACTGGAGGGCTGATTGGTCTTAGAGCTGGACTTAAACCTGGAATTGTAGGGGCACTAGGATTTGCAGCATTCTCTACTGCAATAGACTACTACATGAGACACTGA